The Cronobacter sakazakii genome has a window encoding:
- a CDS encoding YobH family protein: MRYLIRIAALLVVAWVALLFSGYGILIGSHENAAGLGLQCCYLTARQVVSTQFIHSDSGLIGITACPVLRKSETVVDNG; the protein is encoded by the coding sequence ATGCGCTATTTGATTCGTATTGCCGCACTTTTAGTGGTGGCCTGGGTTGCGCTGCTTTTCAGCGGTTATGGGATATTAATTGGTAGCCACGAGAACGCTGCAGGACTGGGATTACAGTGTTGCTACCTGACGGCAAGACAGGTAGTGAGCACACAGTTCATTCATTCTGACAGCGGACTTATCGGCATTACCGCCTGTCCGGTACTGCGCAAAAGCGAAACCGTCGTGGACAACGGTTAA
- the mgrB gene encoding PhoP/PhoQ regulator MgrB has protein sequence MKKFRWAILLAVLVACLLLWMQTLNVMCDQDVQFFSGICTINKFIPW, from the coding sequence GTGAAAAAATTCAGATGGGCTATTTTGCTGGCCGTGCTGGTGGCCTGTTTATTGTTGTGGATGCAGACGCTCAATGTGATGTGCGATCAGGACGTTCAGTTTTTCAGCGGCATTTGTACTATCAATAAGTTCATTCCCTGGTAA
- a CDS encoding YebO family protein, with product MNDIINSGALNFAALAISLFGAIVALVAWFFINRASVRANQQVELLEALLEQEKRQTALLRRLCEANEPEAQTPAASADATQDDDDGFVRLVAER from the coding sequence ATGAACGACATTATCAATTCTGGTGCTTTAAATTTCGCCGCCCTGGCGATTTCTCTCTTTGGTGCCATCGTGGCGCTGGTGGCCTGGTTCTTTATCAATCGCGCAAGCGTGCGCGCAAACCAGCAGGTCGAACTGCTGGAAGCGCTGCTTGAACAGGAAAAGCGTCAGACCGCACTGTTGCGTCGTCTGTGTGAGGCGAACGAGCCGGAGGCGCAGACGCCTGCGGCATCTGCTGACGCAACACAGGATGACGATGACGGTTTCGTCCGCCTTGTGGCTGAACGTTAA
- a CDS encoding MBL fold metallo-hydrolase: MGMVWKNPWYDPTKAHHRPDGFCNTREVGHQPGDLRRWQDERKAQGLPHPPAGGYDAFIRQWWQPAVIDGVEDGVWWLGHATLLLRLNGRYLLTDPLFSRRASPVNFYGPVRKTPLPLELARLPRIDAVLISHNHYDHLDNSTVRRLAKRFPDAAFFVPLGLKAWFVKRGIRNVTEFDWWGNQSLEELNITAVPAQHWSMRTPWDRNRSLWCGWVIESATQRFWFSGDSGYTPELLEIPRRLGPLTGAAIPIGAYAPRWFMAPHHMDPQQAVGLWQDTGRPLAIPIHWGVFELADESLDTPPAELINALAERGEKAEMFAPRRIGQYLSLAANKR; encoded by the coding sequence ATGGGCATGGTCTGGAAGAACCCCTGGTACGACCCTACAAAAGCGCATCACCGCCCGGACGGGTTTTGCAACACGCGTGAAGTCGGGCATCAGCCCGGCGATTTGCGCCGCTGGCAGGATGAACGTAAAGCGCAGGGGCTGCCGCATCCGCCTGCTGGCGGGTACGACGCGTTTATCCGCCAGTGGTGGCAGCCTGCAGTTATTGACGGCGTCGAAGACGGCGTCTGGTGGCTCGGCCATGCCACGCTGCTGCTGCGTCTTAACGGTCGCTATTTGCTCACCGATCCGCTTTTCTCCCGCCGGGCTTCGCCCGTGAATTTCTATGGCCCCGTTCGTAAAACGCCGCTACCGCTGGAGCTTGCCCGCCTGCCGCGCATCGACGCGGTGCTGATTTCCCATAATCATTACGATCATCTGGACAACAGCACGGTCCGCCGCCTTGCGAAACGTTTTCCTGATGCGGCGTTTTTTGTGCCGCTGGGGCTGAAGGCATGGTTTGTGAAACGCGGCATCCGCAACGTCACAGAATTTGACTGGTGGGGCAATCAGTCTCTGGAAGAGCTGAACATCACTGCCGTTCCGGCACAGCACTGGAGCATGCGCACACCGTGGGACCGAAACCGCTCGCTATGGTGCGGCTGGGTGATTGAAAGCGCTACGCAGCGTTTCTGGTTTAGCGGTGACAGCGGTTATACGCCTGAACTGCTTGAAATCCCGCGCCGCCTCGGGCCGCTCACGGGCGCGGCCATTCCCATTGGTGCCTACGCGCCGCGCTGGTTTATGGCGCCGCATCATATGGATCCGCAACAGGCGGTCGGACTCTGGCAGGATACAGGTCGCCCTCTTGCCATTCCTATACATTGGGGCGTTTTTGAACTGGCTGATGAATCGCTGGATACGCCGCCTGCCGAGCTGATAAACGCGCTTGCTGAACGTGGCGAAAAAGCGGAAATGTTTGCGCCGCGCCGTATCGGGCAATATTTATCGCTGGCTGCAAATAAACGCTGA
- a CDS encoding DUF2627 domain-containing protein, producing MCGIFSKEVLSKHVVVEYRFSAEPYFSASSSNVSVLSKSAPAGEQNN from the coding sequence ATGTGTGGCATTTTCAGTAAAGAAGTCCTGAGTAAACACGTTGTCGTTGAATACCGCTTCTCTGCCGAACCTTATTTTAGTGCCTCAAGCAGTAATGTCTCAGTTTTATCTAAGTCAGCGCCCGCGGGCGAACAAAACAATTGA
- the cspE gene encoding transcription antiterminator/RNA stability regulator CspE → MAKIKGQVKWFNESKGFGFITPADGSKDVFVHFSAIQGNGFKTLAEGQNVEFEIQDGQKGPAAVNVVAI, encoded by the coding sequence ATGGCAAAGATTAAAGGTCAAGTTAAGTGGTTCAACGAATCTAAAGGTTTTGGTTTCATTACTCCTGCTGACGGCAGCAAAGATGTGTTCGTACACTTCTCTGCAATCCAGGGTAATGGTTTCAAAACTCTGGCCGAAGGCCAGAACGTTGAGTTCGAGATTCAGGACGGTCAGAAAGGTCCGGCAGCTGTTAACGTAGTTGCTATCTAA
- the rlmA gene encoding 23S rRNA (guanine(745)-N(1))-methyltransferase has translation MSFICPLCHLPLEPQANSFRCASHHQFDIAKEGYVNLLPVQHKRSRDPGDSIEMMQARRAFLDAGHYAPLRERTAQLLNERLPQSGATLLDIGCGEGYYTSAFAALATTHGGQSFGLDVSKSAIRFAAKRYTDISFCVASSHRLPFPDAFFDAVVRIYAPCKAEELARVVKPRGVVVTVTPGPRHLIQLKGLIYDEVRLHALNEESLPGFALAEEQALRYEMCLNGEEATTLLQMTPFAWRARPEVWAALKEQTAFDCETDFCLRVWQREA, from the coding sequence ATGTCTTTTATTTGCCCCCTTTGCCATTTGCCGCTGGAGCCGCAGGCCAACAGCTTTCGCTGTGCCAGTCATCATCAGTTTGATATCGCAAAGGAAGGGTACGTGAATCTTCTTCCGGTGCAGCATAAGCGCTCGCGGGATCCGGGCGACAGTATCGAAATGATGCAGGCGCGCCGCGCGTTTCTCGACGCCGGTCACTACGCGCCGCTTCGCGAGCGCACCGCGCAATTGTTGAATGAGCGCCTGCCGCAAAGCGGTGCCACGCTGCTGGATATTGGCTGCGGGGAAGGGTATTACACCAGCGCGTTTGCCGCGCTCGCGACCACCCACGGCGGGCAGAGTTTTGGGCTTGATGTATCAAAAAGCGCCATCCGTTTTGCCGCGAAGCGTTATACGGATATCTCGTTTTGCGTCGCCTCCAGCCACCGGTTGCCGTTCCCGGATGCCTTTTTCGATGCGGTAGTGCGCATTTACGCGCCCTGCAAGGCCGAAGAGCTGGCGCGTGTGGTGAAACCCCGTGGCGTGGTGGTGACCGTCACGCCTGGCCCGCGTCATCTTATCCAGCTCAAAGGGCTTATTTATGATGAAGTGCGGCTGCATGCGCTGAATGAAGAATCGCTGCCCGGCTTTGCGCTCGCCGAAGAACAGGCGTTACGCTATGAGATGTGCCTGAATGGCGAAGAGGCGACGACGCTTTTACAGATGACGCCTTTCGCCTGGCGCGCCCGCCCGGAAGTATGGGCGGCGCTAAAAGAACAAACGGCGTTTGACTGTGAAACCGATTTTTGCCTGCGCGTCTGGCAGCGCGAGGCTTAA
- the mntP gene encoding manganese efflux pump MntP, with amino-acid sequence MNLSATLLLAFGMSMDAFAASIGKGATLHKPKFSEALRTGLIFGVIEAITPLVGWLLGLLATQFVLTWNHWIAFVLLVFLGGRMIIEGVRGCEEAPEKIRRHSFWLLVTTAFATSLDAMAVGVGLAFLQVDIIKTALAIGCATLIMSTLGMMVGRFIGPLLGKRAEILGGVVLIGIGCQILWSHFAG; translated from the coding sequence ATGAATCTTTCCGCAACTCTGCTTCTCGCCTTCGGCATGTCCATGGACGCATTCGCGGCCTCCATCGGCAAAGGCGCCACACTCCATAAACCCAAATTTTCTGAAGCGCTGCGCACGGGGCTGATCTTTGGCGTTATCGAAGCGATTACGCCACTGGTTGGCTGGTTGCTCGGCCTTCTCGCTACACAGTTTGTGCTGACCTGGAACCACTGGATAGCGTTTGTGCTGCTGGTGTTTCTTGGGGGCAGAATGATTATTGAAGGCGTGCGCGGCTGTGAGGAAGCACCCGAGAAAATTCGCCGTCACAGCTTCTGGTTGCTGGTGACTACCGCATTTGCCACCAGCCTTGACGCGATGGCAGTTGGCGTCGGACTCGCCTTCCTGCAGGTGGATATTATTAAAACCGCGCTCGCCATCGGCTGCGCCACGCTGATCATGTCAACGCTCGGTATGATGGTAGGCCGCTTTATCGGCCCGCTGCTTGGCAAGCGGGCGGAAATTCTGGGCGGTGTCGTGCTTATCGGTATCGGCTGCCAGATCCTCTGGAGCCATTTCGCGGGTTAA